Proteins co-encoded in one Brassica rapa cultivar Chiifu-401-42 chromosome A02, CAAS_Brap_v3.01, whole genome shotgun sequence genomic window:
- the LOC103833840 gene encoding uncharacterized protein LOC103833840 — protein MKIMSSGAYYRSWMDKPHLDPNTNLLTEEYVQGIGEFMRLVQQQPDAKSGFSRNYKVWYLHGETGYEYGSTSELQPVSELQPDIRLEEPRTDIDYGVGTEQMVHDHYRGEEPNPESRRFFDMLDAGKQPLYQNCRDGHSVLSSATRLMCIKTYYNLAEKCMDATTDFVKGILPEDNLASGSYYEVQKLVAGLQLPYEVIDVCIDNCMIYWRADETRNVCKFCGKPRYQETRGRVPIPFKRMWYLPLTERLKRLYQCERTAKAMRWHTEHSTNGEIRHPSDAKAWKHFQSTYPEFAEERRNVYLGLSTDGFSLFGKHGRQYSLWPVIVTPYNLPPSLCMRREFLFLSILVPGPDHPKRSLDVFFQPLIYELQQLWAHGFETYDVSCKENFQMRAVLMWTISDFPAYGMLSGWTTHGRLSCPYCQDDTDAFQLKNGRKTCWFDCHRRFLPPDHPYRRSKTSFTKNKQVFDLST, from the exons ATGAAAATCATGTCTTCAGGAGCTTATTATCGTTCGTGGATGGAtaaacctcatttggatcccaaCACCaatttgcttacggaagaatacgttCAAGGGATTGGAGAATTCATGAGGCTTGTTCAACAGCAACCGGATGCAAAAagtg GGTTTTCACGTAATTATAAAGTTTGGTACCTTCATGGGGAAACTGGTTATGaatatggtagtactagcgaacttCAGCCTGTTAGTGAACTTCAGCCTGATATTAGGTTAGAAGAACCTAGAACGGATATAGAttatggtgtaggtactgagcagatggtacatGATCATTATAGAGGGGAAGAACCAAATCCCGAATCTAGGAGATTTTTTGATATGTTAGATGCAGGAAAACAACCTTTGTATCAAAATtgtagagatggtcattcagtcTTATCATCTGCAACTAGATTAATGTGTATTAAGACATACTATAATTTGGCTGAAAAATGTATGGATGCGACAACTGATTTTGTCAAAGGTATTCTACCTGAGGATAACCTTGCATCGggttcatactacgaggttcagaaacttgtAGCCGGTCTTCAACTACCGTACGAAGTGATAGATGTATGTattgacaactgcatgatctattggagAGCGGATGAGACACGAAAtgtatgcaaattttgtgggaaaccTCGTTATCAGGAGACGAGGGGAAGAGTTCCGATCCCGTTCAAaagaatgtggtatttgcctttgacggaaagattGAAGAGGTTGTATCAGTGTGAGCGCACAGCAAAAGCAATGAGATGGCATACAGAGCATTCCACAAATGGTGAGattagacatccttcagatgcgaAGGCTTGGAAACATTTCCAGTCAACATATCCAGAATTTGCggaagagagaagaaatgtttatcttggattatctactgatggtttcagcctgTTTGGAAAgcatggaagacagtattctctatggccagttaTCGTGACCCCGTACAACTTACCGCCGAGCTTGTgcatgcgacgagagtttttgtttctctcaatTCTCGTCCCCGGTCCAGATCATCCTAAAAGATCACTAGATGTGTTTTTTCAACCActgatatatgagttgcaacaactatgggcgcATGGTTTTgagacatacgatgtttcgtgcaaagaaaactttcagatgcgggcagtacttatgtggacaataagtgactttccagcatatggtatgttatctggatggacaacacatgggaggctatcatgtccatattgtcaagatgacacagatgctttccaactaaagaacggaaggaaaacgtgttggtttgactgtcacagacgATTTCTACCACCTGATCATCCATACCGCAGGAGTAAAACttcgtttacgaagaacaagcagGTGTTTGATTTATCCACCTGA